The Paenibacillus pabuli DNA segment TGCATCCACTTCCGAGATGTCCAAGCGTTATGGCGTAATCTACGTCGATCAGGACGACAACGGACAAGGTACATTGAATCGTTATAAGAAAAAAAGCTTTGGCTGGTATCAAAAAGTCATTGCTTCCAACGGTGAAGATTTGGCTTAATTCAAGAGGGCAGCCCCAGGCGCAGCATATGAGCGGCGCAGGGGCGCCTTTTTTTATCTAATGGATGTGACTGTAAAAAGAATAGCTTCATGACACCCGGGGTGATATACTGTGTTCGTACTGGGGAGGGATAACATGAAGAAACCAATCATTGCTGTAGACATGGATGATACGATCTGTCATCTGGTCAGGCGAGCCATTTATCACAACAACATCAACTTCCCGACCCATCCGCTGCGTTATGAGGATATGACTCATTGGGATACGTCTCACTTGCGTCATCCGGACAGCACTCATGATGTTTTTTATGGTCGGCCGGGACTGTTTGAGGAATTGGAGCTGTACGACGAGTACGTTGTGGACGAAATGCAAAAGCTGAATGAAGCTTATGATGTTATTATTGTGACGGCAGCAGACCCGAAGACTGTGGTGGAAAAGTGGAACTGGCTTCAGCGGCATATGCCCTTTATTAAGGCGGAGCAGTTTATCACATGTAAACGAAAAAATCTGATTAACTTTGACTTGTTAATTGATGACGGGGCACATAATTTGATTCCTGCCTGGAAAGAGGGAAAGAAAGTCATTTGCATACCTCATCCGTGGAATGGGAGTGAACGTGAACAATATCCGTTTCCCTTGATGTCCAGCTGGAGAGGTGCCAAGGCGTACATAGATGATTTGTTTGAGACTGCGAGTCGATAGTGGAAGTTCCAAAAGTCCAGGACGTCAGGTTCTGGACTTTTTGCGGTATGCTAGTGGGGTTTCCCCTGTAATTCGTTTGAAGACGGCGTAGAATGTATCCACATCCCGATATCCGACCAGCTCAGCGATCAGGCTGACTTTATGCTGTGAATTCTTCAGGAGTTCACGGCTTTTTTGTATGCGCAGATGCTGCAGATACGAGCTGAATGTCTGTCCGGTATAGCTCAGGAACATGCGGCCAATCTGTTTTTCGCTCCAACCCGATTGGTGAGATAGATCGCTCATTCGAATGCGCATGCCAAGATGCTGATCCAGATAATAAAGGATATGTTCAAAATCGGAAGCAGGCCCTTGTTCGCCGTGCTTTTTCTGGTGCAGCTGCCTGAAGGTCGTTACGATGAGCTGGCTAACGAGTGTATATAACATGGTGGAAGAACCGATTCCCGCAACCGAGGTTTCGCGATAGAGCTTCACCATCAATTCTTCAATCTGTCGATTCTGATCGGAGATGGATACATAAGAGACCTTATTGTTGGCCAAATCGATCAGGTGTCTTCGAATGTCTTCTTCCTGAATGGTGACAGACAGTTTATGTATCAGTTCCGTATGGAACAGACAGTTATATATGATGAGCGGATGCTGTGAGATATTGGACGATGATGGACGGAATACATGGGGTACTCCAACGGGGATGACGAACAGCATGCCTTTTTGAACCGGGACTATGTCCTGATCAATGTGATGGAACCCTGCGCCTTCCGCAACATAACTGTATTCCAAGAAATCATGGGCATGGAAAGGGAGGTTAAAATCCTCGGTACATCGATTGACAAAGAGCTGCAGATCAGAGTTGAAGAAGAATTCACTTTTTAACAGATGTACAGATGAATTCACGTCTTAACCTCCTTATGGTCATGGCCGAATTACCGGGTTAAACTGTCCTCATTACCGGGTATTTTCGAGAGCAGGATCAGTATAATTATAGCGTAAGCCTGTGTTGGAAACCACGATGGAAAGGATGTTTACCCCATGTTGACCGTCAGTCATCTTCGTTGCGAATATAGAGTTAATCCGATTGGACTGGATGTAAAGTCACCCAGATTAAGCTGGAAATTACAGTCGGACCAGCGGAACTGTGTTCAATCAGCCTATCAAATTCAGTTATCTCTAACGGAAGGTCATGACCAGACCGAATGGGATTCCGGGAAAGTCATCTCTGATCAGTCCATCCATGTGGAACTGGCTGGTTGGCTGCCCAAGGCACGAACCCGTTATTATTATCGCATTTGTGTCTGGGACGCTGCGGAAGAGCAATCTGCCTGGTCAGAAACAGCATTTTTCGAAATGGGACTGATGGACAGCAGGAATGCCTGGCAGGCTAATTGGATTACGTCAAGACCGGAAGACGAGAACGATACAGCTTGTCCTCGTCTTCGTACCACTTTTGAACTGAAACAAGAAATAACCTCTGCGAGAATTTATGTGACGGCTCTTGGATTGTATGAGCTGCATCTGAATAACAAGAGAGTGGGACAGGATTATTTTACGCCCGGCTGGACCAGTTATGGAAAGCGGTTGCAATACCAGGTTTATGATGTCACAGATCTTCTTCAAGCAGGGGGGAATATTCTTGGTGCAACCCTTGGAGACGGTTGGTATAGAGGTCATTTGGGATGGAATAAGGAAAAAGGAATTTTTGGCGAACATACAGCCTTACTGCTGGAACTCCATATGCACTATGCGGATGGAACGGAAGAAACCATTCTGTCCAATGGGGACTGGATGACTGCGAGTAGTGCCATCCGCATGTCGGATATCTACATGGGGGAGACATATGATGCACGCTTGGAGAGGGATTGGACAGATGACACTTCAACGCTTTGGGTACCTGTGGAGATACTTGAATATACAAAAGACATTATCGTCGCTCAGGAGAATGTACCTGTTACCCAAGTGCAGGAGCTCGAGCCTATCGCCTTACTCACTACCCCGCAGGGAGACCGCGTGCTGGACATGGGGCAAAATATGGTGGGATGGGTGAAATTCAACATCGAGGGTGAGCAAGGGCATACCGTTGAGTTAAGACACGCCGAGATTTTGGACCATGAGGGCAATTTTTATACCGAGAATCTGCGAAGAGCAACACAGTCTATTCGATATATCTTAAAAGGTGAAGGGGTGGAGACGTACGAACCTCATTTCACATTTCAGGGGTTCCGTTACGTTAAGCTCATTGGCTTCGCGGAACCGATAAATCTGGAGGACTTTAGAGGAGTGGTACTGCACTCCGATATGGAGCGAACAAGTGATTTCAAATGCTCCAGCCCGCTTGTAAACCAGCTTCATCACAACATCCTATGGGGACAAAAGGGGAATTTTCTTGACGTGCCGACTGACTGTCCACAGCGGGATGAACGTCTAGGTTGGACGGGCGACGCGCAGATGTTTATTCGGACAGCTTCATATCTAATGAACACGGGCCCCTTCTTCACGAAATGGCTGCGGGATCTTCAGGCAGATCAGGGCGAGGATGGTGGTGTTCCCTTTTTCGTTCCGGATCTAAGAAGTTCAACGTCCGAGGGCTGGGGGGACACCAGTCATTCTTCGGCTGCCTGGGGCGATGCAGCGGTCATCTGTCCCTGGACCATTTACGAGATGTATGGAGATGTCAGACTGCTTGCCGAGCAATATGATAGCATGAAACGTTGGGTTCATTATATTCATGATCAAGGTGATCATCCGTACTTGTGGAACACGGGCTTTCACTTTGGGGACTGGCTGGGACTCGACTCCAAGCCGGACAGCTACATTGGTGCAACGGACAAGGATTTTGTGGCAACCGCGTTCTATGCCTATTCGGTCTCACTCGTGAGAAAGGCGGCCGCAGTTCTTGGAAACGAAGAAGATGAAGCATACTATGAAAAGTTGCATGATCAAATTGTAACTGCATTC contains these protein-coding regions:
- a CDS encoding 5' nucleotidase, NT5C type codes for the protein MKKPIIAVDMDDTICHLVRRAIYHNNINFPTHPLRYEDMTHWDTSHLRHPDSTHDVFYGRPGLFEELELYDEYVVDEMQKLNEAYDVIIVTAADPKTVVEKWNWLQRHMPFIKAEQFITCKRKNLINFDLLIDDGAHNLIPAWKEGKKVICIPHPWNGSEREQYPFPLMSSWRGAKAYIDDLFETASR
- a CDS encoding AraC family transcriptional regulator, which translates into the protein MNSSVHLLKSEFFFNSDLQLFVNRCTEDFNLPFHAHDFLEYSYVAEGAGFHHIDQDIVPVQKGMLFVIPVGVPHVFRPSSSNISQHPLIIYNCLFHTELIHKLSVTIQEEDIRRHLIDLANNKVSYVSISDQNRQIEELMVKLYRETSVAGIGSSTMLYTLVSQLIVTTFRQLHQKKHGEQGPASDFEHILYYLDQHLGMRIRMSDLSHQSGWSEKQIGRMFLSYTGQTFSSYLQHLRIQKSRELLKNSQHKVSLIAELVGYRDVDTFYAVFKRITGETPLAYRKKSRT
- a CDS encoding family 78 glycoside hydrolase catalytic domain; this encodes MLTVSHLRCEYRVNPIGLDVKSPRLSWKLQSDQRNCVQSAYQIQLSLTEGHDQTEWDSGKVISDQSIHVELAGWLPKARTRYYYRICVWDAAEEQSAWSETAFFEMGLMDSRNAWQANWITSRPEDENDTACPRLRTTFELKQEITSARIYVTALGLYELHLNNKRVGQDYFTPGWTSYGKRLQYQVYDVTDLLQAGGNILGATLGDGWYRGHLGWNKEKGIFGEHTALLLELHMHYADGTEETILSNGDWMTASSAIRMSDIYMGETYDARLERDWTDDTSTLWVPVEILEYTKDIIVAQENVPVTQVQELEPIALLTTPQGDRVLDMGQNMVGWVKFNIEGEQGHTVELRHAEILDHEGNFYTENLRRATQSIRYILKGEGVETYEPHFTFQGFRYVKLIGFAEPINLEDFRGVVLHSDMERTSDFKCSSPLVNQLHHNILWGQKGNFLDVPTDCPQRDERLGWTGDAQMFIRTASYLMNTGPFFTKWLRDLQADQGEDGGVPFFVPDLRSSTSEGWGDTSHSSAAWGDAAVICPWTIYEMYGDVRLLAEQYDSMKRWVHYIHDQGDHPYLWNTGFHFGDWLGLDSKPDSYIGATDKDFVATAFYAYSVSLVRKAAAVLGNEEDEAYYEKLHDQIVTAFREEFVTPAGKIAVPTQTAHVLALHFELLDSKARQRAIEQLGKLVADAGNHLTTGFVGTPYLNPVLSDTGHHDLAYTLLFQEDYPSWLYQVTKGATTVWEHWDGIKEDGSLWSADMNSFNHYAYGAIGEWLYRNVAGIRSDEKSPGFHVVHIEPEPGPGLDWVEASLDTMYGRVVSRWYRREQNEMEVHVTIPANVTGTVVLPGASLQTVMESGLPLHKVPHLQGVQTPESHVKIALGSGSYQFTYQCMEELEGRIVK